One Triticum dicoccoides isolate Atlit2015 ecotype Zavitan chromosome 4B, WEW_v2.0, whole genome shotgun sequence genomic window carries:
- the LOC119296224 gene encoding putative pentatricopeptide repeat-containing protein At3g16710, mitochondrial: MASLYHSSLPLSPPSSSCHGVLSLAPRTAAPFVCLCRAPPQDDHDAELLGALQSNGNGSLLREQHPASAKVLESASAELGDGGGGRRSSQAQLRARDCARRIMSLPMEERVKVLDLLQRDEAALTISDYNDIISALARGGDYDSAVALFRALEPNGVVAPDAHSFAIAVQCFCRKGTPDEAKETLDEMVARGYLPSVAAFSAVVGCLCKRGRVTRAMEVFDTMRTVGSEPTIRTYNSLIGGLCYVGRLEEARDLLNKLKDSPKQTADIYTFTIVLDGFCKVGRTEDALAIFEDAIRMGLSPTIFTYNALLNGHCKEGNLLKAYDLLMEMCDNDDCPPDKISFSIVLPALLRAGEISAAWKTFKRMEHAGFEADSRALDTLARGLCRQCAADISVLRDAKEVFGKVVAAGHEPVSYTYCLMAQALARGGEVDAAVAILDDMVRKGYALRKRAYTDVVRALCDRSRTHDALRVLAAVITKDFVPGRNAFDALLGELSRQGRWPDAMAVYAAAVKRGVVVSLKRHVKEALARGQEKEEAWESPA; the protein is encoded by the coding sequence ATGGCGTCTCTCTACCACTCCTCCCTCCCGCTCTCCCCGCCGTCCTCCAGCTGCCATGGTGTTCTCTCCTTGGCCCCTCGAACCGCGGCGCCCTTCGTCTGCCTCTGCAGAGCGCCACCGCAAGACGACCACGACGCGGAGCTCCTCGGCGCGCTCCAGTCCAACGGCAACGGCAGCCTCCTCAGAGAACAACATCCCGCGTCAGCCAAAGTTCTTGAGTCGGCCTCTGCGGAAttgggtgacggcggcggcgggaggaggagctcTCAGGCTCAGCTCCGGGCGCGTGACTGCGCGAGGCGGATCATGAGCCTCCCCATGGAGGAGCGGGTGAAGGTGCTCGACCTCCTGCAGCGCGACGAAGCGGCGCTCACCATCTCTGACTACAACGACATTATCTCCGCGCTGGCGAGGGGCGGGGACTACGACTCCGCGGTCGCGCTCTTCAGGGCGCTCGAGCCCAACGGCGTCGTTGCGCCGGACGCCCACTCTTTCGCCATCGCCGTGCAGTGCTTCTGCAGGAAGGGCACGCCCGACGAGGCAAAGGAGACGCTTGACGAGATGGTGGCTCGCGGCTACCTCCCCAGCGTTGCCGCCTTCTCCGCCGTCGTGGGCTGCCTCTGCAAACGTGGACGCGTCACCAGGGCCATGGAGGTGTTCGACACCATGCGTACCGTCGGGAGCGAGCCCACCATCCGCACGTACAACAGCCTCATCGGCGGGCTCTGCTACGTCGGCCGCCTCGAGGAGGCGCGGGACCTCCTCAACAAGCTCAAGGACTCGCCCAAGCAGACGGCGGACATCTACACCTTCACCATTGTGCTGGACGGGTTCTGCAAGGTAGGCCGGACGGAGGACGCCCTGGCCATCTTCGAAGATGCCATCCGGATGGGCCTCTCCCCCACGATTTTCACCTACAACGCGCTGCTCAACGGCCACTGCAAGGAGGGGAACCTGCTGAAAGCGTATGACCTGCTCATGGAGATGTGCGACAACGACGACTGCCCACCGGACAAGATCAGCTTCAGCATTGTGCTGCCGGCGCTGCTGCGGGCAGGCGAGATCTCCGCCGCGTGGAAGACGTTCAAACGCATGGAGCACGCCGGGTTCGAGGCGGACAGCCGCGCGCTCGACACGCTGGCCCGGGGCCTATGCCGGCAGTGTGCGGCGGACATATCCGTCCTGAGGGACGCCAAGGAGGTGTTCGGCAAGGTGGTGGCGGCCGGGCACGAGCCGGTGTCGTACACGTACTGCCTGATGGCGCAGGCACTGGCGCGCGGCGGCGAGGTGGACGCGGCCGTGGCCATACTGGACGACATGGTGCGCAAGGGGTACGCGCTGCGGAAGCGCGCGTACACGGACGTGGTGCGCGCGCTGTGCGACCGGAGCAGGACGCACGACGCTCTCCGGGTGCTGGCCGCGGTGATCACCAAGGACTTCGTGCCCGGCCGGAACGCGTTCGACGCGCTGCTCGGAGAGCTCAGCCGGCAGGGAAGGTGGCCTGACGCCATGGCCGTGTACGCCGCTGCGGTGAAGCGGGGCGTGGTGGTGTCGCTGAAGCGTCACGTCAAGGAGGCGCTGGCGCGGGGTCAGGAGAAGGAAGAGGCGTGGGAATCGCCCGCGTAG